The following proteins are encoded in a genomic region of Neurospora crassa OR74A linkage group VI, whole genome shotgun sequence:
- a CDS encoding GTP-binding protein GUF1, whose product MRGALCRPDVLMRPCLRPCARLPRLPPSRRLPFSITTSCQQLPRTSPGRAGFSSLASLESRQNDRTRCFSALRSLSSSQLLPTTAPVLARHNSTTATSQMPLERKAIEIEKRIAAIPLERYRNFCIVAHIDHGKSTLSDRLLEHTGTITAGDGNKQVLDKLDVERERGITVKAQTCTMIYKHRDGLDYLLHLVDTPGHVDFRAEVTRSYSSCSGALLLVDASQGVQAQTVANFYLAFAQGLSLVPVVNKIDMASADVPRVLEQLETVFELDTSTAVKVSAKTGQGVGEILPAVISNVPAPVGDAKKPLRMLLVDSWYDTFKGVVLLVRLFDGTLKQGDKVYSFATGNEYIVGEVGIQYPDAVPQKVLRAGQVGYVFFNPGMKRIQDAKLGDTFTNVGCEDTVEPLPGFEEPKPMVFVAAFPTNQDDYGRLADSIAHLVLNDRSVTLQKDYSEALGAGWRLGFLGSLHCSVFQDRLRQEHGASIIITEPAVPTKIIWSTGEELIVTNPAEFPDPDDHRIRSATLYEPFVNATVTLPEEYVGRCIEICENARGVQKSLEFFTATQVILKYELPAASLVDDLFGKLKGATKGYATLDYEDAGWRQAQLVKLNLLVNKKAVDAVARIVHVSQVERLGRQWVTKFKEHVDRQMFEVIIQAAAGRRIVARETIKPFRKDVLAKLHASDITRRRKLLEKQKAGRKRLRAVGNVIIDQSAFQKFLSK is encoded by the exons ATGCGTGGCGCGCTCTGTCGTCCCGACGTTCTGATGCGGCCATGTCTGAGGCCTTGCGCGCGTCTGCCTCGTCTGCCTCCTAGCCGCCGTCTTCCCTTTTCTATCACGACATCATGTCAACAATTACCCAGGACATCGCCGGGTAGAGCTGGCTTTTCCTCGCTAGCTAGCCTCGAATCGCGCCAGAATGACCGAACCAGATGCTTTTCAGCTCTGAGATCGCTCAGCAGCTCCCAACTCCTTCCGACGACCGCCCCCGTTCTCGCGAGACACAACAGCACGACTGCTACCTCCCAGATGCCCCTCGAGAGGAAGGCGATCGAGATTGAGAAACGAATCGCCGCCATTCCGCTCGAGCGCTACCGAAACTTCTGTATCGTCGCCCACATTGACCATGGCAAGAGCACACTCTCTGATCGACTGTTGGAGCATACGGGAACCATCACGGCCGGCGATGGAAACAAGCAGGTCTTGGATAAGCTCGACGTCGAGCGCGAGCGCGGCATCACCGTCAAGGCGCAGACATGCACCATGATTTACAAGCACAGAGACGGCCTCGattacctcctccacctcgtcGATACCCCAGGCCACGTTGACTTCCGCGCCGAAGTGACACGCTCCTACTCGTCATGCAGCGGCGCCCTGTTGCTGGTTGACGCTTCGCAGGGTGTGCAGGCGCAGACGGTCGCCAACTTTTACCTCGCCTTTGCGCAGGGCTTGTCTCTGGTGCCCGTCGTCAACAAGATCGACATGGCCAGCGCCGACGTGCCGCGCGTGCTGGAACAGCTGGAAACCGTCTTTGAGCTGGACACCTCGACGGCCGTCAAGGTCAGCGCCAAGACCGGTCAAGGCGTGGGCGAGATCTTGCCTGCGGTCATCTCCAACGTGCCAGCTCCCGTCGGTGACGCCAAGAAGCCGCTGCGCATGCTCCTGGTAGATTCGTGGTACGACACCTTCAAGGGCGTCGTCTTGCTTGTCCGTCTCTTCGACGGCACGCTCAAGCAGGGCGACAAGGTTTACTCCTTCGCCACGGGCAACGAGTACATTGTCGGTGAAGTCGGCATCCAGTACCCTGACGCCGTTCCGCAAAAGGTTTTGAGGGCAGGCCAAGTCGGCTACGTCTTTTTCAACCCCGGCATGAAGCGCATCCAAGACGCCAAGCTAGGCGATACCTTTACTAACGTCGGGTGTGAAGACACCGTCGAGCCGTTGCCCGGCTTCGAGGAGCCCAAACCCATGGTCTTCGTTGCCGCTTTCCCTACCAATCAAGACGACTACGGCCGCTTGGCCGACTCCATCGCCCACCTCGTGCTCAACGACCGTTCCGTCACTTTACAAAAGGACTACTCCGAAGCCCTGGGCGCCGGGTGGCGTCTGGGCTTCTTGGGCTCTCTCCACTGCTCCGTCTTCCAAGACCGCTTACGCCAGGAACACGGcgccagcatcatcatcaccgagcCGGCCGTCCCTACCAAGATCATCTGGTCCACCGGCGAAGAACTCATCGTCACCAACCCCGCCGAGTTTCCCGACCCAGACGACCACCGCATCCGCTCCGCCACTTTGTACGAGCCCTTTGTCAACGCCACCGTCACGCTACCCGAAGAGTACGTAGGCCGGTGTATCGAGATTTGCGAGAACGCGCGCGGCGTGCAAAAGTCGCTCGAGTTCTTCACTGCTACGCAGGTCATTCTCAAGTACGAGCTTCCCGCTGCTTCGCTGGTCGATGATCTTTTTGGCAAGCTGAAGGGCGCGACGAAGGGGTATGCGACGCTGGATTACGAAGATGCGGGGTGGAGGCAGGCGCAGCTGGTGAAGCTGAACTTGTTGGTCAATAAAAAGGCGGTGGATGCCGTGGCGAGGATCGTCCATGTCAGTCAGGTGGAGAGGTTGGGGAGGCAGTGGGTTACCAAGTTTAAGGAGCATGTGGATCGGCAGATGTTTG AGGTGATTATtcaagccgccgccggccgCCGCATCGTCGCCCGTGAAACTATCAAGCCGTTCAGGAAGGACGTGTTGGCTAAGCTGCATGCTAGTGATATTACAAGACGCAGGAAGCTTTTGGAGAAGCAGAAGGCGGGTAGGAAGAGGTTGAGGGCGGTGGGTAACGTGATTATTGATCAGTCGGCGTTTCAAAAATTCTTGTCGAAGTGA